The genomic DNA GATTGTTTAAGTAATTAATTAAAATACTAATTTAATGTTGTTTAACTTCTTTACATTCATATTGTAGCACGTATTATTGTGAATTACTTCACAATTTATGACCTATTTGTGAACTTTTTCACATAGAGTGTAAAGTTGTTAGATCAGGTGTGGAATCCATACCAAATTAGGTGTTTTCTTTAGATTGTGAATAAAAATGTATGATTCAATTACTCACTGTAACTAAATTCACTTTCTATAATAAAAATCCTAACATTCACAAAAAATGTAATCACATTATAAGATTAAACTGACTGATCACATCATTCCCTTACAAGATGGACGTCAATTAGCTTATATAGAATACGGTTAAATAAATGAATTAGCCTATACTTTATCACCTCCCTTTTAATCATTACTATATATTAAAAAATATCCGTTAAAATTATGCATTCTTTTCTAATAATAAACCATTCAATATAAGTGATAGGCTATGCAAAGCTTTAGACAACCGTGCCTCTGCATCTTCAGAATTCGCAATCCAACAAGCAAGGTCCACTAGTCCGCCATTTATAAATCTTGCTAAAGCTTCACAGTCCGTCTTTTCAATAATACAGTCCTTCATTAATTGCTGAAGCATCTCGGCCATCGTCACTAAACATTGTGACTGTGATGATTGATAATAACTAGTTCCTAATACTGCTGGTGCATCTCGAAGTACGATTCGCTGAATTTCTGGATTAAGTGCCATCGTTAAATATGCACGACAACGCCCAACAAACCCTTCCCATTTTCCTTCCGCTTCATCTGATACTTTCCCTAATTTATTATCCATTTCCATATCAATTTCTTTTACAACTGCTTCTAACAATCCTTTTTTATCACCAAAATGATGATAAATTGCACCACGTGTTAAACCGACAGATGCTGTAAAATCATCCATAGACGTATTTACATATCCAACTGTACCAAAAGCCTCTCTTGCTGCCCACAGCAATTTAGCACGTGTTTCAGTAATCATTTCTGCTCTCGTTTTTTTAATCATCTTTTCCTCCTACTTCTATTCATTCTCTTTATTCAAAATGAATTGCACTATAGTATCGTTCTCTATATAAAAGAATAACTCCTTTAAACATCGGCTCTATCCAGAGATAAAACATTTCAATTGACATACGCTCCGTATGTTAATATGATATTGGCATACGGTGCGTATGTCAATTATTTCTAGCTTACAAGATAATATAACTTCTTACCTATACCCTACATTGACTCACTGTCCCTTTTTATAGAAGGTATTAATGAAACAGAGGAGGAGTTAAAAGAATGAAGAATGTATATGTACACGTCAAATATTGTGGTGATTATCATGTTTAATTCCTACCGTGAGATTTTCAGTGCTCCTGGTACAAAAGGATTCTCATTAGCAGGATTTATAGCTCGTATGCCCATATCAATGATGGGTATTGGTATTGTTACCATGTTATCTCAAGTAAGTGGTGACTATTGGCTTGCTGGAGCTGTTGCAGCTACCTTTACATTATCATCAGCTTTACTAGCTCCTCATATTTCTCGGATGGCTGATCAATTAGGGCAATCTCGCATACTTCTTCCGACTACAGGTATTAGCGTTTTCTTTACAATCCTCTTACTTCTATGTACGAAATATGAAGCTCCTTATTGGACGCTATTTCTATCCGCTTTATGTGCAGGTTGTATGCCAAATATGTCAGCTATGGTACGTGCACGTTGGACTAAACTATACCGCGGATCCCATAAATTGCATACAGCATTTTCCTTCGAATCGGTCGTCGACGAAATTTGCTTCATAATTGGTCCTGTATTATCTGTCAGTTTAAGTGTTATGTTCTTCCCAGAAGCAGCGCCACTTTTATCATCTGTTTTTCTTACAATCGGGGTATGCCTATTTACTATGCAAAAAAGCACAGAACCGCCTGTACACCCTCGCGACATTACAAACAACGGAACAGTATTTAAAATTGGTTCTTTGCGAGTACTAGTATTCACACTCATTGCTATAGGTACTATCTTCGGCACAATAGATGTCGTTAGTGTAGCTTTTGCTGAGCAGCAAGGAAACACAGTAGCTGCTAGCTTTGTACTTTCTGTCTATGCAATCGGTTCATGCCTGGCAGGCCTTATTTTCGGTACTCTTAAACTCAATACCCCACCCTATAATCAGTTTTTAATAGCGGTCACACTTTCCATGATAACAATGCTGCCACTAGTTTTTGTAAACAGTATTACTTGGCTAGTAGTTATTGTTTTCTTTGCAGGGCTATCTGTCGCTCCTACTATGATTATTACTATGGGGCTTGTGGAAAAAATCGTACCTGAATCAAAGATAACCGAAGGAATGACTTGGGCAATTACAGGACTTGGAATTGGAGTCTCCCTAGGATCAGCGATAGCTGGTTTAGTTATTGATAACTTTGGAGCCCATGTAGGATTTAATGTGGCTATTATAGCAGGAGGCCTTGCCTTAACTATTGCACTTTTAGGCTACAAAACTCTTCACTCCGCATATAGTCATGTTGTTATTAAACAAGATGAACATTCAATAGAAAGTTAAAACATATTCAAAAAATAGGATTACCTTTTCTTATGTATGAGAAAAGGTAATCCTATTTTAAACTTATTATTTATAATTTGTCATAGCTTCTTCTATATCTATACACAACAAAAAAGAGATAGCAGATTATGCTATCTCTTTTAGTATGACCCGTACGGGATTCGAACCCGTGTTACCGCCGTGAAAGGGCGGTGTCTTAACCACTTGACCAACGGGCCAGTTCTGGCAGAGAAGAAGGGATTCGAACCCTCGCACCGCGTTCGCGATCTACTCCCTTAGCAGGGGAGCCCCTTGAGCCACTTGGGTACTTCTCTATAAATATGGCTCCGCAGGTAGGACTCGAACCTACGACCGATCGGTTAACAGCCGATAGCTCTACCACTGAGCTACTGCGGAACAATTATGGTGGGCCTAAATGGACTCGAACCATCGACCTCACGCTTATCAGGCGTGCGCTCTAACCAGCTGAGCTATAGGCCCATAATTGAAAAGCGGGTGAAGAGAATCGAACTCTCGACCAGAGCTTGGAAGGCTCTTGTTTTACCACTAAACTACACCCGCATAAAATTGAAAATGGTGAGCCATGAAGGATTCGAACCTTCGACCCTCTGATTAAAAGTCAGATGCTCTACCAACTGAGCTAATGGCTCATTTTGAAAGTGGTGCCGGCTAGAGGACTTGAACCCCCAACCTACTGATTACAAGTCAGTTGCTCTACCAATTGAGCTAAGCCGGCTTGCGACTTCAAAATGGTGGCTCGGGACGGAATCGAACCGCCGACACGAGGATTTTCAGTCCTCTGCTCTACCGACTGAGCTACCGAGCCTTATTAAAATGGCGGTCCCGACCGGGGTCGAACCGGCGATCTCCTGCGTGACAGGCAGGCATGTTAACCACTACACCACGGGACCATTTGGTTGCGGGGACAGGATTTGAACCTGCGACCTTCGGGTTATGAGCCCGACGAGCTACCGTACTGCTCCACCCCGCGATGATATAATATGTAATTTAAGAAAAAATGGAGGAGGTAGAGGGATTCGAACCCCCGCGCGACTCTCGCCGCCTGTCGGTTTTCAAGACCGATCCCTTCAGCCGAACTTGGGTATACCTCCGAGATATAAACCTTTAGTGGTGGACCTTGTAGGACTCGAACCTACGACCGGACGGTTATGAGCCGTCTGCTCTAACCAGCTGAGCTAAAGGTCCTTTATGGTAGCGGCGGAGGGGATCGAACCCCCGACCTCACGGGTATGAACCGTACGCTCTAGCCAGCTGAGCTACACCGCCATAAATGATATTAAAATAAGTGGAGCCTAGCGGGATCGAACCGCTGACCTCCTGCGTGCAAGGCAGGCGCTCTCCCAGCTGAGCTAAGGCCCCATGTTTTTGGGAATATCGGGAAGACAGGATTTGAACCTGCGACCCCCTGGTCCCAAACCAGGTGCTCTACCAAGCTGAGCCACTTCCCGTTAATAAAAGCGCGCCCGAGAGGAGTCGAACCCCTAACCTCTTGATCCGTAGTCAAACGCTCTATCCAATTGAGCTACGGGCGCATATGGTGCCGAGGGCGGGGGTCGAACCCGCACGGTGGTCACCCACCGCAGGATTTTAAGTCCTGTGCGTCTGCCTGTTCCGCCACCCCGGCATGTCATATTGAAAATTGGAGCGGAAGACGGGATTCGAACCCGCGACCCCAACCTTGGCAAGGTTGTATTCTACCACTGAACTACTTCCGCAAGACATGTTTGAGATATTTTATTAAAAGTGCGGGTGAAGGGAGTCGAACCCCCACGCCAAAGGCGCTAGATCCTAAGTCTAGTGCGTCTGCCAATTCCGCCACACCCGCATATTAATATTTTAAGAAAAAATGGGGCGACTGATGGGAATCGAACCCACGAATGCCGGAGCCACAATCCGGTGCGTTAACCACTTCGCCACAACCGCCATGATTTTCTGGTGCCGACTAGAGGACTTGAACCCCCAACCTACTGATTACAAGTCAGTTGCTCTACCAATTGAGCTAAGTCGGCTAAATGGTGGAGGATGACGGGATCGAACCGCCGACCCCCTGCTTGTAAGGCAGGTGCTCTCCCAGCTGAGCTAATCCTCCATTTGCCTGGCAACGTCCTACTCTCACAGGGACAAGGTCCCAACTACCATCGGCGCTAGAGAGCTTAACTTCCGTGTTCGGTATGGGAACGGGTGTGACCTCTCTGCCATCATTACCAGACTGTATTCATTTAAGACAAGAATCATTGTAACTCATTTAACTTTTAAAGTCAACAAGTTTTTTATATTCTTTCAAAACTAGATAACATCGCTTCATATTATATGGTTAAGTCCTCGATCTATTAGTATTCGTCAGCTCCACATGTCACCATGCTTCCACCTCGAACCTATCAACCTGATCATCTTTCAGGGATCTTACTAGCTTACGCTATGGGAAATCTCATCTTGAGGGGGGCTTCATGCTTAGATGCTTTCAGCACTTATCCCTTCCGCACATAGCTACCCAGCTATGCCCTTGGCAGAACAACTGGTACACCAGCGGTGCGTCCATCCCGGTCCTCTCGTACTAAGGACAGCTCCTCTCAAATTTCCTACGCCCACGACGGATAGGGACCGAACTGTCTCACGACGTTCTGAACCCAGCTCGCGTACCGCTTTAATGGGCGAACAGCCCAACCCTTGGGACCGACTACAGCCCCAGGATGCGATGAGCCGACATCGAGGTGCCAAACCTCCCCGTCGATGTGGACTCTTGGGGGAGATAAGCCTGTTATCCCCGGGGTAGCTTTTATCCGTTGAGCGATGGCCCTTCCATGCGGAACCACCGGATCACTAAGCCCGACTTTCGTCCCTGCTCGACTTGTAGGTCTCGCAGTCAAGCTCCCTTATGCCTTTGCACTCTACGAATGATTTCCAACCATTCTGAGGGAACCTTTGGGCGCCTCCGTTACACTTTAGGAGGCGACCGCCCCAGTCAAACTGCCCACCTGACACTGTCTCCCGGGTCGATAAGACCCGTAGGTTAGAATTTCAATACAGTCAGGGCGGTATCCCACCAGCGCCTCCACCGAAGCTAGCGCTCCGGTTTCAATGGCTCCCGCCTATCCTGTACAAACTGTACCAAAATTCAATATCAGGCTACAGTAAAGCTCCACGGGGTCTTTCCGTCCTGTCGCGGGTAACCTGCATCTTCACAGGTACTATAATTTCACCGAGTCTCTGGTTGAGACAGTGCCCAAATCGTTACACCTTTCGTGCGGGTCGGAACTTACCCGACAAGGAATTTCGCTACCTTAGGACCGTTATAGTTACGGCCGCCGTTTACTGGGGCTTCAGTTCAGAGCTTCGCTTACGCTAACCCCTCTCCTTAACCTTCCAGCACCGGGCAGGTGTCACCCCCTATACTTCGCCTTACGGCTTCGCAGAGAGCTGTGTTTTTGCTAAACAGTCGCTTGGGCCTATTCACTGCGGCTTTCCGTTAAGAAAGCACCCCTTCTCCCGAAGTTACGGGGTCATTTTGCCGAGTTCCTTAACCAGAGTTCTCTCGCACACCTTAGGATTCTCTCCTCGCCTACCTGTGTCGGTTTGCGGTACAGGCACCTTTTATCTCGCTAGAAGCTTTTCTTGGCAGCGGGGAATCAAAGACTTCGCTCCATAAGGAGCTTCCCCATCACAGCTCAGCCTTTACGATAAGCGGATTTGCCTACTTATCAGCCTAACTGCTTGGACGTGCACAACCAATCGCACGCTTCTTCTATCCTTCTGCGTCCCTCCATTGCTCAAACGATAAAGAGGTGGTACAGGAATATCAACCTGTTGTCCATCGCCTACGCCTGTCGGCCTCGGCTTAGGTCCTGACTAACCCTGAGCGGACGAGCCTTCCTCAGGAAACCTTAGGCATTCGGTGGACGGGATTCTCACCCGTCTTTCGCTACTCATACCGGCATTCTCACTTCTAAGCGCTCCACCAGTCCTTCCGGTCTGACTTCACTGCACTTAGAACGCTCCCCTACCACTGATACCATTGGTATCAATTCGCAGCTTCGGTGGTGTATTTAGCCCCGGTACATTTTCGGCGCAGAGTCACTCGACTAGTGAGCTATTACGCACTCTTTAAATGGTGGCTGCTTCTAAGCCAACATCCTAGTTGTCTAAGCAACTCCACATCCTTTTCCACTTAATACACACTTTGGGACCTTAGCTGGCGATCTGGGCTGTTTCCCTCTTGACTACGGATCTTATCACTCGCAGTCTGACTCCTAAGGATAAGTCATTGGCATTCGGAGTTTGACTGAATTCGGTAATCCGATGAGGACCCCTAGTTCAATCAGTGCTCTACCTCCAAGACTCTTACACTTAAGGCTAGCCCTAAAGCTATTTCGGGGAGAACCAGCTATCTCCAGGTTCGATTGGAATTTCTCCGCTACCCACACCTCATCCCCGCACTTTTCAACGTGCGTGGGTTCGGGCCTCCATTCAGTGTTACCTGAACTTCACCCTGGACATGGGTAGATCACCTGGTTTCGGGTCTACGACCACGTACTAAACGCCCTATTCAGACTCGCTTTCGCTGCGGCTCCGCCTCTTCAGCTTAACCTCGCACGGGATCGTAACTCGCCGGTTCATTCTACAAAAGGCACGCCATCACCCATTAACGGGCTCTGACTATTTGTAGGCACACGGTTTCAGGATCTCTTTCACTCCCCTTCCGGGGTGCTTTTCACCTTTCCCTCACGGTACTGGTTCACTATCGATCACTAGGGAGTATTTAGCCTTGGGAGATGGTCCTCCCAGATTCCGACGGAATTTCACGTGTTCCGCCGTACTCAGGATACATTCAAGAGAGAACGAAGTTTCGACTACGGGGTTGTTACCCTCTACGACGGACCTTTCCAGGTCGCTTCGTCTACCTCGTTCCTTTGTAACTCCGTATAGAATGTCCTACAACCCCAAGAGGCAAGCCTCTTGGTTTGGGCTATGTTCCGTTTCGCTCGCCGCTACTCAGGAAATCGCATTTGCTTTCTCTTCCTCCAGGTACTTAGATGTTTCAGTTCCCTGGGTCTGTCTTCCATACCCTATGTATTCAGGTAAGGATACCATACCATTACGTATAGTGGGTTTCCCCATTCGGAAATCTTCGGATCAAAGCTTACTTACAGCTCCCCGAAGCATATCGGCGTTAGTCCCGTCCTTCATCGACTCCTAGTGTCAAGGCATCCACCGTGCGCCCTTTCTAACTTAACCAAACTAAAATTAAAAAAATATGAGCTACACTGTTATCTAGTTTTCAAAGAACATACATTTATATATGAGAGATAGTTCTCTCAAAACTGAACAAAACGAAACACGGAAACTTATATTGATAAGCAGCGCTTATCAATTCTCCATAGAAAGGAGGTGATCCAGCCGCACCTTCCGATACGGCTACCTTGTTACGACTTCACCCCAATCATCTGTCCCACCTTAGGCGGCTGGCTCCAAAAAGGTTACCCCACCGACTTCGGGTGTTACAAACTCTCGTGGTGTGACGGGCGGTGTGTACAAGGCCCGGGAACGTATTCACCGCGGCATGCTGATCCGCGATTACTAGCGATTCCAGCTTCATGTAGGCGAGTTGCAGCCTACAATCCGAACTGAGAACGGTTTTATGAGATTAGCTCCACCTCGCGGTCTTGCAGCTCTTTGTACCGTCCATTGTAGCACGTGTGTAGCCCAGGTCATAAGGGGCATGATGATTTGACGTCATCCCCACCTTCCTCCGGTTTGTCACCGGCAGTCACCTTAGAGTGCCCAACTTAATGATGGCAACTAAGATCAAGGGTTGCGCTCGTTGCGGGACTTAACCCAACATCTCACGACACGAGCTGACGACAACCATGCACCACCTGTCACTCTGCTCCCGAAGGAGAAGCCCTATCTCTAGGGTTTTCAGAGGATGTCAAGACCTGGTAAGGTTCTTCGCGTTGCTTCGAATTAAACCACATGCTCCACCGCTTGTGCGGGCCCCCGTCAATTCCTTTGAGTTTCAGCCTTGCGGC from Bacillus cereus G9842 includes the following:
- a CDS encoding TetR/AcrR family transcriptional regulator gives rise to the protein MIKKTRAEMITETRAKLLWAAREAFGTVGYVNTSMDDFTASVGLTRGAIYHHFGDKKGLLEAVVKEIDMEMDNKLGKVSDEAEGKWEGFVGRCRAYLTMALNPEIQRIVLRDAPAVLGTSYYQSSQSQCLVTMAEMLQQLMKDCIIEKTDCEALARFINGGLVDLACWIANSEDAEARLSKALHSLSLILNGLLLEKNA
- a CDS encoding MFS transporter: MFNSYREIFSAPGTKGFSLAGFIARMPISMMGIGIVTMLSQVSGDYWLAGAVAATFTLSSALLAPHISRMADQLGQSRILLPTTGISVFFTILLLLCTKYEAPYWTLFLSALCAGCMPNMSAMVRARWTKLYRGSHKLHTAFSFESVVDEICFIIGPVLSVSLSVMFFPEAAPLLSSVFLTIGVCLFTMQKSTEPPVHPRDITNNGTVFKIGSLRVLVFTLIAIGTIFGTIDVVSVAFAEQQGNTVAASFVLSVYAIGSCLAGLIFGTLKLNTPPYNQFLIAVTLSMITMLPLVFVNSITWLVVIVFFAGLSVAPTMIITMGLVEKIVPESKITEGMTWAITGLGIGVSLGSAIAGLVIDNFGAHVGFNVAIIAGGLALTIALLGYKTLHSAYSHVVIKQDEHSIES